One genomic segment of Aythya fuligula isolate bAytFul2 chromosome 5, bAytFul2.pri, whole genome shotgun sequence includes these proteins:
- the PROX2 gene encoding prospero homeobox protein 2 — translation MIPYQLQGSPPVSRRKEDPMDGRRVPEQGRDPATSGHGQGLKTEPCFQRDPLLSSPGASLVSQLLSHTVVSRSLDPCTLFPSSRPVGLPQGYELGAPPAEGAQALALPRTRALAPVSGAGDRESLSDEHLRAKRARVESIIQGMSLPPTPQAPGTGVEGGVGQDREKGGEMSWEGRRKPRVPQPQRGAGVAGRGAPSGGSPHAAGCQQLKEQLCFLEQQLRWLQERFSQVCDPGDTAQPLGGAELAGKAGDRPGRDGAAAARRPHKAAPWGSSPGADGPEGTQEDEGMQEDTGGLPSVARVLSQALKHELAGVTSRVVDSVLTSVWPKAAGHLLQQHPGPGAAARGEHFPAGKCRKPLAKSSPVGALGSPPPEAASLPSGNSLDPHGSSFSPTALRNPHQAHGVGYTLGSAVPSAQEGRLLGQLLGYGHWGSPPAPQRCPPEAPDPHWGAPRLRPSAVRQQRCPLPLGPGEAEGDGAPFTPTHEALTPGHLKKAKLMFFFTRYPSSALLRSYFLDVQFSRCITSQLIKWFSNFREFYYIQVEKFARQALLEGVADAGALRVSRDSELFRALNTHYNKGNDFQVPGRFLEVASLTLREFFSAVRAGKDADPSWKKPIYKIISKLDSHIPEVFKAVGCSQELLRS, via the exons ATGATCCCTtaccagctgcagggcagcccccCAGTGTCCAGGAGGAAAGAAGACCCGATGGATGGCAGGAGGGTCCCTGAGCAGGGCAGAGACCCTGCCACCTCAGGGCACGGCCAGGGGCTGAAAACAGAGCCCTGTTTCCAGAGGGACCCTCTGTTGTCCTCTCCCGGCGCGTCCCTCGTGTCACAGCTCCTCAGCCACACGGTGGTGAGCAGGAGCCTGGACCCCTGcacccttttcccttcctcacgACCAgtggggctgccccagggctACGAGCTCGGTGCGCCTCCTGCAGAAGGAGCACAAGCCCTGGCTCTCCCCAGGACCCGTGCCCTGGCTCCTGTGTCTGGTGCTGGTGACAGGGAGTCGCTCTCAGACGAGCACCTCCGAGCCAAGCGGGCCAGGGTGGAGAGCATCATCCAAGGCATGAGCCTCCCACCGACCCCACAAGCCCCCGGCACCGGCGTGGAGGGAGGTGTGGGGCAGGACAGGGAGAAGGGCGGCGAGATGTcctgggagggcaggaggaagccGAGGGTGCCCCAGCCGCAGCGGGGCGCGGGGGTGGCCGGGAGAGGGGCACCCAGCGGGGGCAGCCCCCATGCTGCGGGgtgccagcagctgaaggagcagctctgctttctggagcagcagctgaggtggCTTCAGGAGAGGTTCTCCCAGGTGTGTGACCCTGGGGACActgcccagcccctgggaggtgctgagctggcTGGGAAGGCTGGGGACAGGCCGGGCAGGGACGGTGCCGCTGCTGCCCGCCGCCCCCACAAAGCTGCTCCCTGGGGGAGCTCCCCAGGGGCGGACGGGCCCGAGGGGACGCAGGAGGATGAGGGGATGCAGGAGGACACGGGCGGCCTGCCCTCGGTGGCCAGGGTCCTCTCGCAGGCGCTGAAGCACGAGCTGGCCGGGGTGACGTCCCGCGTGGTGGACTCTGTCCTCACCAGCGTGTGGCCGAAGGCGGCcggccacctcctgcagcagcacccgggGCCAGGGGCGGCTGCCAGGGGGGAGCATTTTCCTGCTGGGAAATGCAGAAAACCCCTCGCTAAGTCATCCCCCGTGGGCGCGCTGGGCTCACCCCCACCTGAGGCAGCATCGCTGCCCTCAGGGAACAGCCTGGACCCTCACGGCAGCTCCTTCAGCCCCACGGCACTCAGAAACCCCCACCAGGCACACGGTGTGGGGTACACGCTGGGCTCGGCCGTCCCCTCAGCGCAGGAGGGCCGGCTGCTGGGCCAGCTGCTGGGCTACGGCCACTGggggagccccccggccccacagAGGTGTCCCCCCGAGGCCCCGGACCCTCACTGGGGAGCCCCCAGGCTGCGGCCGTCGGCGGTGAGGCAGCAGCggtgccccctgcccctggGCCCCGGTGAGGCGGAGGGGGACGGGGCGCCCTTCACCCCCACCCAC GAGGCGCTGACCCCTGGCCACCTGAAGAAGGCCAAGCTGATGTTCTTCTTCACCCGCTACCCCAGCTCCGCTCTGCTGAGGTCCTACTTCCTCGACGTGCAG TTCAGCCGCTGCATCACCTCCCAGCTCATCAAATGGTTCAGCAACTTCCGCGAGTTTTACTACATCCAGGTGGAGAAGTTCGCCCGGCAGGCCCTGCTGGAGGGCGTCGCGGACGCCGGAGCCCTGCGGGTCTCGCGGGACTCAGAGCTCTTCCGCGCCCTCAACACGCACTACAACAAGGGGAACGACTTCCAG GTGCCCGGGCGCTTCCTGGAGGTGGCCAGCCTGACGCTGAGGGAGTTCTTCAGCGCCGTCAGAGCGGGCAAGGACGCCGACCCCTCCTGGAAGAAACCCATTTACAAAATCATCTCCAAACTGGACAGCCACATCCCCGAGGTGTTTAAAGCCGTGGGGTgctcccaggagctgctccgCAGTTGA
- the DLST gene encoding dihydrolipoyllysine-residue succinyltransferase component of 2-oxoglutarate dehydrogenase complex, mitochondrial yields the protein MLQLWRARCLGLGRPLGRSLPAPRQGNCTLARRSLSGVAGSQGLAYTNSRKLVVNSSSVFAVRYFRTTAVHRDDVVTVNTPAFAESVTEGDVRWEKAVGDTVAEDEVVCEIETDKTSVQVPAPAAGVIEALLVPDGGKVEGGTPLFKLRKTGAAPAKAKPAAAPPPPAAPEPVAAAAPPPAAAPIPTTMPPVPPVSAQPIDSKPVSAVKPAAAPVAAPPGEAAPSKGARSEHRVKMNRMRQRIAQRLKEAQNTCAMLTTFNEIDMSNIREMRAVHKDPFLKKHNLKLGFMSAFVKASAFALQDQPVVNAVIDDTTKEIVYRDYVDISVAVATPRGLVVPVVRNVENMNFADIERAIYELGEKARKNELAIEDMDGGTFTISNGGVFGSLFGTPIINPPQSAILGMHAIVDRPVAVGGKIEVRPMMYVALTYDHRLIDGREAVTFLRKIKAAVEDPRVLLLDL from the exons ATGCTGCAGCTGTGGCGGGCCCGCTGCCTGGGCCTGGGCCGCCCGCTGGGCCGCTCGCTGCCAGCCCCGCGCCAG GGGAACTGCACTCTGGCAAGACGCTCACTGTCTG GTGTGGCTGGCAGCCAGGGACTGGCCTACACCAACAGCAGGAAGCTCGT agtAAATAGCTCCAGTGTCTTCGCTGTCCGTTACTTCAGAACCACAGCAGTACATA GGGATGACGTGGTGACGGTGAACACACCAGCCTTTGCAGAGTCAGTCACAGAAGGAGATGTCAGGTGGGAGAAAG CTGTTGGAGACACAGTGGCGGAAGATGAAGTGGTGTGTGAGATTGAAACAGACAAG acATCGGTGCaagtcccagccccagcagctggtgTGATTGAAGCCCTTCTGGTACCTGACGGCGGCAAAGTGGAAGGGGGGACACCTCTGTTCAAACTCAGGAAAACTGGAG CTGCTCCTGCCAAGGccaaaccagcagcagcccctcctcctcctgcagcccctgaacctgtagctgcagctgctcctccccctgctgcagcaccaatTCCCACTACGATGCCACCAGTGCCACCTGTGTCAGCTCAGCCCATCGACAGCAAACCAG TGTCTGCAGTGAAGCCGGCTGCAGCTCCAGTGGCAGCCCCCCCTGGGGAGGCAGCGCCCAGCAAAGGTGCCCGATCAGAGCACAGG GTGAAAATGAACAGGATGCGTCAGCGTATCGCGCAGCGGCTGAAGGAGGCTCAGAATACCTGTGCCATGCTGACCACTTTCAATGAGATTGATATGAG CAACATCCGGGAGATGAGAGCTGTACACAAGGATCCCTTCCTGAAAAAGCACAACCTAAAACTAGGTTTCATGTCAGCTTTTGTGAAAGCTTCAGCTTTTGCTCTGCAGGACCAGCCCGTTGTGAATGCAG tGATTGATGACACGACCAAAGAGATTGTGTACAGGGACTATGTGGACATCAGTGTTGCTGTAGCAACTCCCCGG GGTCTTGTGGTTCCTGTCGTTAGGAATGTAGAAAATATGAACTTTGCTGACATAGAGCGAGCTATCTACGAGCTGGGGGAGAAG GCACGGAAGAACGAACTGGCCATCGAAGACATGGATGGCGGCACTTTCACAATCAGCAACGGAGGGGTTTTTGGGTCGCTCTTCGGGACACCTATCATCAACCCACCCCAGTCTGCTATCTTGGGCATGCATGCCATCGTTGACAGGCCTGTGGCTGTTGGAGGCAAA ATCGAGGTGCGGCCCATGATGTACGTGGCACTGACCTACGATCACCGGCTGATCGACGGCAGAGAGGCAGTGACTTTCTTACGCAAGATCAAGGCAGCGGTGGAGGATCCCCGCGTGCTGCTGCTCGACCTGTAG